In Victivallis sp. Marseille-Q1083, the genomic stretch GATGGAACAGCCGTCGGTTTGCCAGACGACATCCATGATGTCGAACTCGGCCGGTGTCAGTTTCGGCAAATTCTTCTTTTTCATCGTCAATGCCCCGTGGTTGCTTTTTTTTTGATGACAGATGTCGTCTTAATGCAAATATAACGATATTTGTCGTCAACGCAAGCCATCGAAAATAAAAAAGGCGAATTTTTTTTCCGGGAGTGAACGATAGGCCGTTGCAACTCACAGACGGCGGCAGAAAATCACAAAATGCCGATGATCGTTTATTTGCTTTCAAAGCCCGGATAGAGTATAATAAAAGGATATGGCGGAAGGGATAAAACCGGTGGAGCTAGCAAGTCAAAACAGGGTGGAACACGGCTGCCGGCCGTTGCTGGAAATCAGGGCGCTGACCAAAACCTACGATGCGGTAACAGCGCTCCGTGCCGTTTCGCTGTCGTTGCCGGCCGGCTGTATTCTGGGCGTCATCGGCGAAAACGGCGCCGGCAAATCGACGTTCGCCAAATGCGTCACCGGCCTGGTCAGGCCGACCGGCGGTGAAATACTGCTTGACGGCCGTCCGGTCCGGGGGATGACGCCGGCGATTTCCGGTATTCCGCAGGAATTCGACCTGGTGGAGCATCTCAGCGTGGCGGAGAATATTTTTCTGGGCCGGGAGCCAGGCCGTTGGCTGCTGCTTGACCGCAGGAAGATGAACGAGGCGTCATCGCGGCAACTGGCTAAATTGCGGGCGGAGGTGTCGCCGGAAGCGTTGATTGCGGCGTTGTCGCCGTCCCAGAAGCAGATGGTGGCGATTGCCAAGGCGTTTGCCGGCAATTGCCGGGTATTGGTGATGGATGAGCCGACGACGATTTTGAATCCCGAAGAGACGGCCCGGCTGTTTGCGGTGATGCGGGAATTTCGGGCCGCCGGCAATGCGATCGTTTATATTTCCCATAAGCTGGCCGAGGTCCGGGAGATTTGTGACCGGATCGCCGTCTTCCGCGATGGTGAATTGATTTCCGTCGATGCGGCTGCCGAATTGGAACCGGCGGAGATGGCGCGGCGGATGGTGGGGCGGGAGCTGACCCGGCTGTTTCCGGAGCCGCTGAACCGGGCGCCGGGGGAGATGGTGCTGGGAGTGGGAAATCTGGGCGCGGCGCCGCTGGTGGAGGGGGGCAGTTTCGGGCTGCGGCGCGGCGAATTGCTCGGCGTCGCCGGTTTGGCCGGCGCCGGCCGGACCGAATTGGCCGAAGCGCTTGCCGGTTTGCGCCGGATTGACGGCGGCGGGATTAAAATAGCCGGACATCCGGTCAGGTTCCGGTCGGCGGCGCAGGCGGTGGCGGCCGGGGTCAGTTATCTCTCCGAGGACCGGCAGGGCAGCGGCATTCTGCCGGATTTTTCCATCGAAGAGAATATTACGCTGGTATCGCTGGCCAAATATTGCCGTTGCGGGTTCTACTCCCGGCGGCGCGGCGCGGCGGGCGCCCGGAATTATGTGAAGCGTTTCCGGATCAAACCGTCCGACGTCGCGATGCCGCTGCGGGCGCTCTCCGGCGGCAATCAACAGAAGGTCGCCGTCGCCCGCGGCCTGGATACCGCGCCGTCGGTGTTCATCTTCGACGAACCGACTCGCGGGGTCGATGTCGGGGCGCGGCGGGAAATTTACGATTTTATCCGGGATCTGGCGGCCGGCGGGGTCGGCTGTCTGTTGATTTCGTCGGATATGGAGGAACTGCTCGGCATGTGCCGGAAAATCATGGTGATGCGCGAGGGTAAAGTGGCCGGCTTCGTCAGCGGCGAACGTTTGACGGAGGCCGAATTGATGTACCTGGCGATTGGAGTGAAGCATGAGGTGGAGTAACGGGGCGCCGGTGGGGAGGTTTCTGCGCAATTCCGGCGGCGTTTATGTCGTTTTGGCGGTGCTGTTGATACTTTGTTCGGTGTCGAACGAGTATTTCCGCAATCCGCAGAATTTGTTCAATATCACCCGGCAGGTTTCCTACAGCGGCATCATTGCGCTGGGGATGACCTTTGTCATCGCCGCCGGCGGCATTGATCTGGCGGTCGGTTCGCTGCTGGCGCTGGCCGGCGTGGGCGCATTGCTGGCGATGGAGCTGGCGCCGGGCTCGCCGCTGCTGCAACTGCTGCTGGCGCTGGTTGCCGCAATTGGCATCGGCGCCGCCGGCGGAGCGGTCAATGGCGTGCTGGTCGGGGCGGCGCGGATTCAGCCGTTTATCGTCACGCTGGGAACGATGTCGATCTATCGTTCGCTGGCGCTCTATTTTGCCGATGCCGGGCTGGTGACGACCGACAACGGCCTCTACCGGGAATTGGCGTCGGCGACGTTCGGCGGGGTTTCGCTGCCGGCGCTGGTTTTGCTCGTCCTTACCGTCCTGCTCGGCGTCGTGCTGCGCTCGACCCGGTTCGGCCGCCATGTCTGCGCGGTCGGTTCCAACGAGCGGGTGGCGCGTTATGCGGCGATTCCGACCGGCAGAGTCAAATTCTACACGTATTTGCTGGCCGGGGTGCTGGCCGGGGTCAGCGCTTTTCTGCTCGGCGGCCGGCTGAGTTCGATCAGCAGTTCCGGCGCCGGACTTTCCTATGAATTGGACGCGATTGCCGCCGTGATCATCGGCGGTGCCGCGATGACCGGCGGCAAAGCGTCGGTTCCCGGCACGCTGGCCGGCGTGCTGTTGCTCGGCATCGTCTCCAACGTGCTGGACATGTGGGGCGTTTCGGTCAATCTGCAGGGAACGGTCAAGGGGTTGGTGATTATCATCGCAGTGTTGATGCAATATAAGAGAAAGGATGTCTGATGAAAAAATTGTTTGCCGTGTGTATGGCCGCATTGCTAGCGTTGAGCCTGATTTCCTGCGGCAAATCCGAGGCGAAGAAAGTGCGTATCGGCGTGTCGATTCCGGCTGCCGACCACGGTTGGACCGGCGGGGTGGTCTGGAGTGCCGAAGAGGCCAAAAAACGGCTGGAAGCCGCCGATCCGGAATTGGAGATCATCATTTCCACGGCGCGCGATGCCGCCGAACAGGTCAGCAAGATTGAAAATTTGATGGTGCGCAACGTCGATGCGCTGGTGGTGCTGCCGCAGGAACCCGGTCCGCTGACCGGCGTCTGCGAAGAGGCCAAAAAACAGGGAATCTTCCTGGTGACGGTCGACCGCGGGCTGGAAAAGCCGGTGCAGGACGTCAATGTCGCCGGCGACAATGCCGGATTCGGCCGGGCCGCCGCGCAGGCGATTGTCGCAGCGCTGGACGGCAAGGGCGACATTCTGGTGATGGAAGGGATTCCGTGCGTCGTCAACACCGACCGGGTGGAGGCGTTCCGGCAGGAACTCGCCGGCCATCCTGATTTGAAAATTATGGAATCGCAGTCGGCTTACTGGGACACCGAAAAAGGGTTGAAATTGATGGAGAATTATCTGCAGAAATATCCGAAGATCGATGCCGTCTGGGTGGGGGATGACGATGTGCTGCTCGGGGCGTTGAAGGCGCTGCAGGAATCCGGTCGCCGTGATGTCAGGTTGATGCTCGGCGGCGGCGGCAGCCGTCAGGTGATCAAGATGATCCTTGATGCCGACCCGGTGGTCAATCTGACCGTCACCTATCCGCCGCGGATGATCGAAGTCGGCATTACCGCCGCGCTGGAAGGCGTCCGCAACGAAGGCAGGGTGCCGGCCGGCAAAGAGCAAATCGTCATGCCGTCGGAAATCGTCAACCGCGACAATGCGGCGGATTTTTACTTTCCGGACTCCATCTATTGATGCCGGGCGATGTAAAGTTCGAAACCGGATTCGGAGGCAATCCGGCTTGCCGGGCGGACGCCGGGAAGGCAACTTCACCTTCCCGGCGTTTTTTTGTATATAGAAACTTCAGCTCCGGAACAACAATTCCGGCGGCGTCAGCAAACCGGACGGCATCAACAGCCTCTCAGTCCGTTCGCAGGCTTTCATTTCGGTCGGTCCGGTCCATTCGAGGTAAAGGTCGCCCCAGTAGAACGGGCCATGCGAATTGCGGCGGCAACCGAGCACTTCTAGCGTCAGGCGGTTCCGGCCGGGCTGCAGCGCATCCGTCAATTCCAATTCATAGGGCGGCCAGCCGACCAGCCCGACGGTCTGGCCGTTGACCAGAATCCGCAACGCCGTCCCGCCGATATCGCCGGCTTTCAGAAAAACGCGTTCCCCGGTCGGCCGGTACTGCCAATCCAGCGAATAAGCGAGATTGCCGGAATAATTGGGCAAGCCCTGTGCAACCCAGTCGCCGGTGGCCAGCGTAGGCGGCGGCGCCAGCAGCGTGCTGGTCGTACCAGCGGTCCGGACCCCGAAATCGCCGAGCAGAAACATCGCTTCCAAACCGCTGCAATCAATCTGATAAGCCAGGCGGACGGTGCAGCAATTTTCACCGATCCGCAAAGCGCCGGACGGCAGCGGCAGTTTTTTCAGGGATTCATCCACCCAGAAGCCGTCGCTCCGGGCAGGATCCAATTTTACGCCATTGATAAGAATTTCAGCTGCTTCCGGTTGTTCCATCGCCAGATAGACCGGCGTGTGCGGTATCACATCGCAATGGAAACGGTAGGCAAGTTCGATGGCGGCCGGCGGTTTGGCGCTCGGTTGGCGGGCCCACGGCTGCACCATCGCTCCGCCGCGCGGCTGTTCGTCCATCGCCTGCCGGATACGGTCGTCGATGGTCAGAATGAAAGTTTCCGGCTGCCACTCGCCGGCGGCAATCCGGTAGCGGGCGAAGTCGAGGACGGCGACATTGGGTTCGTCGAGTTGATAATCCCAGTGAGCCGGCGCCAACGGTTCCCGGCGCTGCACCGTCCAGTTCGGTCGCGGCGCGGCTTTGACGCTGCCGGCCGGCACCAGCAGGAACAACCGGGTTTCCAGGCCGGCCAGACTGGTGGCGAGTTCCCAGCCGCCGGGGATTTGCCGGGCTTCGGCCAGATAGGTGCGGCCGTCGACCGGATCCAGTTCCAGCCATTCTCCGGCTGCCGGAGCCAGGACTTTCACCGTCAGGCGCTCATAACCGCGGTTGCGTTCCCTGGCTCGCACCTTATCGACCATTTCCCCGCTGAACGGGTGCGGGAAACCGGTGTTGCAGAGCATCAACGCCAATCCGTCCTTCCGCTCGCGCAACTGATAGAGCACCACTTCCGCCGGCCGGCCGGCCGGATCGTCGATGGCGACCCGGCGAACTAGGTTGAGTGCCGCCAGCCAATCGGGTGTCAGCAGCGGCTGCAATGTGGCCGGCAACGATTTATCTTCCTCCGCATCCAGACAGACCGGCAACCGGTCCGGGACGGCGGCGGTAATCAGACCGCCGGCGGCTTGAAATTGCTGCAGCAGTTTCAGGGTTGAACTGCGCAGCGTGAGCAGCGGCGGCAAGACCACGGCGCGGTAAGTGGCCTGGCCGACCCGCAAGACCGGACGGTCGTCAACCATTGCCACTTCGGCGTGCCGGGCCAGGATATCCTCATCGCCGTAGTCGAAATCGAGATGATTGGCGAGCAGTTGATTGCGGGTGGCAGTAAAGCCGTGCTGCAGCGCTTTCACCGCCGGATTGTGTTCCCGGTCGCCGGCCATCAGCAGCCACATCGATTCGATCGGATGGATGACCAGAATTTCGCGTATTTCGCGGCCCTCGCTGAGTACCGTATTGAGCCGGGCGAAATAATCTTCGACGAAACCGTAATAGCGGAACCACGGCGATTGCCGCGAAATGGCGGCCGGATAATCCCGTTTGGCTTCCCCTTCCATCGTGTACCAGGCGAGATGCTGGCAGCGCAGGTTGACACCGAGCACCGTCTGCCAGTCGCCGATCGCCTTATGCCCGGCGAACGGAAAATGCCAGCCGGTGCAGCCGTAGGTCTCGGTGAGCCGCCATTGCCGGCCGAATTGTCTGGCGGCGGAAGCCAACTGTTTGACGGTGTCGAAGATCTGCCAGAATTCTCCCAGTTGATCCATGCCCGGCAATTGCATGTACTCATAAAAGCGCATGCAGTTGCCGACGAAACCGGCCTGCAGATCCAATGTGTCCTCCCACAAGACATGGCCGGTGAAAGCGATATGATGGCGGGCGCACCATTCGCCGATCTGCCTGCTGTAGGAATTGACGAACAAGGTGGTCAATTCCTCCATATAGCAATACAGCGCCCTGGAGTAAGGAACGCCTTCAACCCGATAGAACAGTTCCGGCAAATGGTCGAGCAGCTCAAAGCCGAAACGCTGCCGGAACAATTCCGGCAGCCGGTCGGTCCACGGCGTGCTCCGGCAATTGTCGCCGCAATTGACATTGACGCCGCCGTAATTGGGTTCGTCGGTGAAAATCGCCGGCGAGGCCTTGCCGAACTGTTCGCCGACTTCCCGGAAGTAAGGTTCATAGGTGACGTCGATGAATTTTTCAACCGCTTCCGGATTGAGTACATCCAGATAGCTGGAATTGTTGTGCCAGGGGCTGGGCTCCTGGAGTTTGCGGTAAAAGTGGATCAGCGATTCGCCCGTTTCCAGTTTGTCCGGCAGTTCGGCCAGCCGTTCAACCTGCGACGCGCGGTCGCCGTCCAGCCGGGCGCGGAAAATGGCGATGGTATCCGCCGTCGGCTGCAGCCGGGCCGGATCTTGGAAGGTTTCGGCGATCAGCATGCGCAGCGAATATTGCCGGTCGGCGGTGACCAGGCCGCCGGCGGAACCGGACGGCCAGCGGTCTTCATCGTACAGATATGCCTTCATCTCCTGCTTCCGGGCTTCGTCGATACAGGCCTTGATGCAGTTGAACCATTTTTCACTGAGATACGGCGTATTCAATCCGACCCGGGCGTGCATGAAAAATCCGCCGAGCCCGGCGGCTTTCATCTGGCGGATCTGGCGGCGCAGCTCCTCTTCTTCCAGCCGGCCGTTCCAACTCCAGAACGGCGCGCCGCGGTACTGCGACGCCGGGTGGCGGAAGTTTTCGAGGAGCTCCTGGCAGTTCTTGGATTCCATCTTTGCATTTCCTTTCGAATGAAACTATATTGGAGACAAGATATAATTTGCCGTAAAACCATTTTTTCGCCATGACGAATCATGCAAAAAACAGCACATTTCATGCAAGAAGATCATTTGCAGCGTGAAGCATCCAGTTTTGTGGATTTTGTCGCACCTGATGGCTTGCCGTTGAGGGTGTTGCGGTTCGAGCCTCAGAAGGATACCGGATTGCACGACCACAAGTTTTATGAACTGGTGATCGTTTTCGGTGGAGAATCCTGTCACAATACCATCCGGGAGCGCTACCAGATCGGGGCAGGGGACGTCTTCCTGATCCGGCCCGGTGAAATTCACGGCTATGAAGCGACCAACGGTTTGAATCTGGTCAATATCCTTTATTGGCAGGAGCAATTGAATCTGCCGCTGTACGATTTGAAGAATTTGCCGGGCTATCATGCTTTTTTCGAATTGGAACCGGAAATGCGGCGCCAGCACGGCTTCCGCAAGCATTTACAGGTGAGCAAACGGAATTTGAGTTTTCTGGCTGTCGCCTGTCGGGAACTGGAAAACTGTCTGAGCCGGAATGCGCCGGGCTGCCTGTTTCACGGCGTGGCCATTTTCATGCAGATTATCGGCTGTATTTCCGGCAGTTTTCAATCCGATGCCGACCGGGCCGCCGAACATGAACTGTTGTGGCAGCACAGCCAACTGCTGAGCGATATCGAGCGGCATTGGCTGGAGCCGTTTCCTCTGGAGGCATTGGCCAAACGGCACGGCATGTCCGCTTCAACGCTGTACCGGCTGTTCATTCGGTTGTTCGGGCAGTCGCCGCTGGAATATCTGATCGGTCTGCGTATCGCCCGCGCCCAGGAGCTGCTGGTGCGAAGTTCGCAGTCAATCGGCGAGGTGGCGCAGGCGACCGGTTTTCAGGATAGCAACTATTTCAGCCGCTGTTTCCGGCGGGTGACCGGCGAAACGCCGAGCTGCTACCGGAAACGCATGCAGGGATGAAACGGCATCCGCTTATCCGGTTGTAAACACAGAGTCAAAGCGACAACAGCATCGGCGTAAAACGGATGCCGTCGCGGGTTTGTTCGCCGGCCTGATCGACGAAGCCGAGCCGGTGATAGAATTCCACCGCATAAGGGGAGGAATTGACGGTGATCCGGGAAATTTCGCCGTCTTCGCGGCAGTTTTGCAACACCGCTTGAAACAGTCGGGAGGCAATTCCCTGCCGATGGCAGCGCTTGTCGACAAACAATAGACAGAGGTGTGCCGGGACCCGGACGGCAATGACGCCGAGCAGTTGCCGTTGCTGGAAACAGCCGAGCAGGTACAACTGGCCGGCGCGCAGCTTGGCCACCAGACTCTCCCGATCCAGAAATTTGGCAAAATTCGCCACCCCTTCCGGGGTGTATTCGGGAGCCTCGAATTCGAGAAAGACATTCCAGACCAGATTGACGGCCGCGGTCAGTTGGGATTCATCCAATCGAACGACGGACCGGGCGGGGACGCCGCTGCCGGAAGGCCGATTCATTTCACTGCTTCCTGACGCGCAGCGGCGGGCCGGAGCAATTGCCGCAAAAGTTGGAAAAATGCATCATGGCCGTATTTTTCCCGCCATGGCGTATGGCCGCATTGCGGCAGCAGGTGGCTGGAGAAAGAGACCCGGCGGGCCCGGAGCGGCTCGATGACGCCCTCCGGCGGGTGAGTGTCGTAAAGGCCGTGAATAACAGCGATGGGACAAGCGATGCTGGTGAACGTTTCCAGCAATTTGCCGTTCTTTCGCCAATCCGCCACCTCCGCAAAAACCTTCGCGTACATTTCACCGTCGAAAAATGACGCTTCCGGGGGTTCCGCTTCCGCCAGAGGTTGGTAGATGTCGGCTTTTTCGCAAAGCCTGCCGAGCTGTTGCAGCAGTGAATTCCGGTCCGGATGGTCCGGCTGTTCGAGATCGGCGAGCAGCCGCCGGTAGAGAACGGCATCCGCCGCATCGAAGTGCGATTGCCGCCGGGCCTCCAACTGCGGCAGATAGCCCGCGTCCAGCGGACCGCAGCCGACCAGAATGAGACGGTCGACCTGTTGCGGATGCCGGGCCGCGAAAATCCCGGCCAGCCAGGCGCCCCAGGAGTGGCCGACCAGGGCGATCGGGCCAGTCCGGCGGGGCGTCAGTTGTTCGTATAGTTCTTCGACGAGTTCGGCGATGGAATAACCCGATTGCAACGGTTCGAGAGTGCCGCCAATGTCGGCCAATCCCGCCGCCAGGCCGGCAGCCGAACCGATACCGCCGGGACCGCCGTGAATGGCGGCCGCCAGAAACGGGGGACGGCCGTGAATTCTGACAGTCATTCGTCTCCTCACAGATTGTCGCTTCGCCGGAAGGAGCGGAAGCCGTAAATGCTGATCATCACGAAGCAGAGCAACGGCAGCAGGAACGAGAGGTTGACTGCCGGCATTCCGAACAGAGTGCCCCGGTCGATGATGGCGGCCTGTACCGGCGGCAGCACCGAACCGCCGAGGATCGCCATGATCAGCCCGGCAGCCCCGAATTTCGCGTCGTCGCCGAGTCCGGCCAGGGCGATTCCATAGATGGTCGGAAACATCAGCGACATACAGCCGGAGACGCCGACCAGGCAATACAGGCCGTAAATATCCTGGAAACCGATGACGCCAAGCGTCAGAATGCCGCCGGCAATGGACAGAATCAACAGCAATTTGCCGGGATTGAGATAACGCAGCAGGAATGTGCAGATGAAACGGCTGATACAGAAAATAATCATGGCGGCGATGTTGTATTGCTGCGAGAGGACTTCGGCGGCTTTTTCATCCATTCCCCGGGCCATGAACAAACGGGTGCCGTATTGGATGATGAAAGTCCAGCACATGATCTGAACGCCGACATAAAAGAATTGGGCGATGACGCCTTCCCGATAGCGCGGCAGGCTGAAAATACGCTTTAGCGTCGGCAGGAAATCGATCGAATGGGATTGATCGTGGTTGGTCGGCATCCTGGTGCAGCGGATGAGCAGGAATAAGGCGATGATGACCAGCCCGATCAATAAATAGGGCTGAATGAGCACCGATAAATCGCTCTCCTTGACCGCTTCGAACTCCTCGGCGGAGAGCAGACTGCGTTCCGCCGTGCCCAGCGGCTGCATACGCGCCTGAATGAACTGCATTGCCACGAACATGCCGAGCAGCGAGCCGATCGGGTTGAAGGATTGGGCCAGGTTCAGGCGGCGGGTGGCGGTTTCTTCGGTTCCCATCGACAGAATATAGGGATTGGAGCTGGTTTCCAGAAAGGAGAGTCCGCAGGTCAGGATGAAATAGGCCAACAGGAACGGATAATAGCTGCCGGTCAGTTTGGCCGGGAAGAACAGCAGCGCTCCGGCGGCATACAGCGCCAGGCCGAGCAGAATACCGGCTTTGTAAGAATATTTGCGGATGAACATGGCGGCGGGAAACGCCATCGCAAAATAACCGCCGTAAAACGCGACCTGCACCAAGGCGCCGTCGGTCACGCTCATCCGGAAAATTTTGGAAAATGCCTTGACCATCGGATTGGTGATGTCGTTGGCGAATCCCCACAATGCGAAACAGGAGGTGATCAGGATGAAGGGAACGACATAACTGATTCCGTCTTTATGCAAGAGACTTTGTTTTTCCCGAGACATTATGGCCGTCCTTTCTGGTATTTTTGGGGAAAAAAGCTTGAACTTGCCGGTTTTTCCCTGGAAATAGTTTAAAGGTCTTGGGAGAGTCTGTCAACCGGATTTTCGGGAAATTCTGAAATTTTCCGATCAGGAAGAGGATTTCGCGCCAAACCCCGGTTCAGCCAGGACCGCTTCGCGATGCTCGAGAAAATACTTGGTAATCAGATAGTGTTGGGAGTCTTCATAAGCAAGGACGCGGCAGCCGGTCTCTAACCGTTCAAGAAGCGTCGCGCCGGGATAGCCAGGATGGGAGAATGGGTGGCGATAATCAGCCGGGAGGGCGACAGCGCGGCTTCCGGTTCATCGTGCAGATACAAGCCGCGATTGCCGAACCGATTTTTCAATAATGCGAAAAACGATTCGCCGTGCGACTGACAGTGCAGCGAATCGCCGCCATAGGCGCGGATGACCGGCGGCGCTCCCGCTTCGATTTGGTCCAGTTTTTCGATGGCGGCGGCAACGTTGTAAAAACTTTCGGCGCGCAGGAAGTAAGCATCTCTGGGGTAGTTGCAGCGCTCATAACCGAGGTAGAGGCCCAGTGACGACTCGGTGGAGAAAGTCGAAAAACGCAAATTCTTGGAGCCGCCCTCCGGATTCAGCCCGAAACAGACTGCGATCGCTTCCAATAGAGTGGATTTGCCGCTGCCGTTTTCGCCGAAAAGAATGGTGACCGGGTGACGGACGAGCGAAGCCACCGCCGGAATCTAACGGGTAAAGCTGCCGATCGGCAATTGCCTCGCTGTGGACGAAAAGTTTCCGAATGTACAATTGTTCAGCGGTCAGCATGGTAAAAACTCCTTGTGACAAATCGGGCGCCTCATACCGGCTTGCCGGCCAGGATTTCCCGGTAATCCTGGTAGTTGGCCTGCAGCAGCGCCGGCGTATCCAGGTGATACGGACAACGTTCGGCGCAACGGCCGCAATGCAGGCAGCTTTCGATCCGTTTCATCATCGCCTGCATCGGCGCGGTCAGCTGGGCGGCTGACGGCGCCCGCCGGATCAGGAGCGACATTCTGGCACAAGTGTTGATTTCGATGCCGGCGGGGCAGGGCAGGCAGTAACCGCAGCCGCGGCAGAAATTGCCCTGCAGCATCCGGCGGTCGCGGTCGATGACCGCCTGCCGTACGGCGTCGAGCGCCGGCGGTGTCGAACGGCAGGCGAGAAACTCGTTCAATTCCCGTTCCCGCTGGATTCCCCAGAGCGGCAGCACGTGGTCGAATTGCGCCAGATAAGCATAAGCCGTCATCGCATCGGTGATCAGGCCGCCGGCCAGCGCCTTCATTGCCAGAAAACCGATTTGCCGCTCCCGGCATCTGGCGGCGAGTTGGTGTTCTTCCGGCGTCGCCAGGTAGCTGAACGGAAATTGCAGCGTATCGTACAAGCCGGAGTCAACCGCTTCCCGGGCAACCGGCAGACGATGATTGGTGAGGCCGATAAAACGGATTTTGCCCTGTTGCCGGGCTTCCTGCATCGCTTCATACAGTCCGCTGCCGTCGCCGGGTTTCGGACAGAAAGCCGGATTGTGAAATTGCAGGATATCGACGTAATCGCAGTGGAGCAGCCGGAGGCTGGTATGCAGATCGTCCCAGAAGCCCGTCGCCGTGGTTGCCGGGGTCTTGGTGGCGATAAAAATTTTCTCCCGGAGATTTCGGAAAGCGCAGCCGAGTTTTTCTTCGCTGTCGGAGTAGCTTCTGGCGGTATCAAAGAATGTTATCCCGTGCTCGAAAGCCTTGCGCAGCAGATAGACGGCTTCCCGCCGGCCGACGCGTTGAACGGGCAGGGCGCCGAAGCCGTTTTTATCGACGGTAATACCGGTTTTCCCGAGTGTGACTTGCAACGGTATCATGGCTGCCTCCTGAATTGTTTTTCCTTGAATATATCATCGGTTGGAGCCGAAGGCAACCGCCGCGGCGATTTCTCCGCCGGATGATTGCCGCTGCCGGCCGGAAAGAAAACTGATCGAATCCTGACGGACTGCCGGCCGGCGGTTCGTTTGAGCGACCTCATCGATTTCTTGATTGGAAAATCATAAATATATGCTACATCACTAACCTGAATATTGCGTAAATTTTCAAAAACAAAGAGGCAGATTCTCGACTAACGTATTATATTGTAATATCTTACATCACAATATAACGCCGAGGTCTGCCAATGACAAAATGTAATGTTTCGATTCCGGTCTTTCAAGGTCCGAAAAGCAGAAAAATTGAATTCAATTTCGCCGGTGGAGATATCAGCAGTGACGGCGGGTTGCTTTTTGTGAAAGAATTCGACCGCA encodes the following:
- a CDS encoding alpha/beta fold hydrolase; protein product: MTVRIHGRPPFLAAAIHGGPGGIGSAAGLAAGLADIGGTLEPLQSGYSIAELVEELYEQLTPRRTGPIALVGHSWGAWLAGIFAARHPQQVDRLILVGCGPLDAGYLPQLEARRQSHFDAADAVLYRRLLADLEQPDHPDRNSLLQQLGRLCEKADIYQPLAEAEPPEASFFDGEMYAKVFAEVADWRKNGKLLETFTSIACPIAVIHGLYDTHPPEGVIEPLRARRVSFSSHLLPQCGHTPWREKYGHDAFFQLLRQLLRPAAARQEAVK
- the fucP gene encoding L-fucose:H+ symporter permease → MSREKQSLLHKDGISYVVPFILITSCFALWGFANDITNPMVKAFSKIFRMSVTDGALVQVAFYGGYFAMAFPAAMFIRKYSYKAGILLGLALYAAGALLFFPAKLTGSYYPFLLAYFILTCGLSFLETSSNPYILSMGTEETATRRLNLAQSFNPIGSLLGMFVAMQFIQARMQPLGTAERSLLSAEEFEAVKESDLSVLIQPYLLIGLVIIALFLLIRCTRMPTNHDQSHSIDFLPTLKRIFSLPRYREGVIAQFFYVGVQIMCWTFIIQYGTRLFMARGMDEKAAEVLSQQYNIAAMIIFCISRFICTFLLRYLNPGKLLLILSIAGGILTLGVIGFQDIYGLYCLVGVSGCMSLMFPTIYGIALAGLGDDAKFGAAGLIMAILGGSVLPPVQAAIIDRGTLFGMPAVNLSFLLPLLCFVMISIYGFRSFRRSDNL
- a CDS encoding aldo/keto reductase, which translates into the protein MIPLQVTLGKTGITVDKNGFGALPVQRVGRREAVYLLRKAFEHGITFFDTARSYSDSEEKLGCAFRNLREKIFIATKTPATTATGFWDDLHTSLRLLHCDYVDILQFHNPAFCPKPGDGSGLYEAMQEARQQGKIRFIGLTNHRLPVAREAVDSGLYDTLQFPFSYLATPEEHQLAARCRERQIGFLAMKALAGGLITDAMTAYAYLAQFDHVLPLWGIQRERELNEFLACRSTPPALDAVRQAVIDRDRRMLQGNFCRGCGYCLPCPAGIEINTCARMSLLIRRAPSAAQLTAPMQAMMKRIESCLHCGRCAERCPYHLDTPALLQANYQDYREILAGKPV